Proteins encoded in a region of the Haloglomus salinum genome:
- the pan1 gene encoding proteasome-activating nucleotidase Pan1: protein MTDAVDDVEMPYDENASQQEKVEALRERLEVLEGQNEEMRDKLLDASAENNKYQQKLERLTHENKKLKQSPLFVATVQELTGEGVVIKQHGNNQEALTEVTDELRDRLEPDDRVAVNNSLSIVKVLDDETDVRARVMQVEHKPDVGYDDIGGIDEQLEEVRETVELPLKSPEMFDDVGIDPPSGVLLYGPPGTGKTMLAKAVANQTDATFIKMAGSELVHKFIGEGAKLVRDLFELARQNQPAVIFIDEIDAIAAKRTESKTSGDAEVQRTMMQLLSEMDGFDERGDISIIAATNRFDMLDRAILRPGRFDRLIEVPKPDAEGREIIFQIHTRSMNVADDVDYENLAEVADGASGADIKAVCTEAGMFAIRDDRTEVRLKDFEQAWEKIQQEDEEDEDEISKTFA from the coding sequence ATGACCGACGCCGTGGACGATGTCGAAATGCCGTACGACGAGAACGCCTCCCAGCAGGAGAAGGTGGAGGCACTCCGTGAGCGGTTAGAGGTGCTAGAGGGGCAGAACGAGGAGATGCGGGACAAGCTCCTCGACGCCAGCGCGGAGAACAACAAGTACCAGCAGAAGTTAGAGCGGCTCACCCACGAGAACAAGAAGCTCAAGCAGTCGCCGCTGTTCGTCGCGACGGTACAGGAGCTGACGGGCGAGGGAGTCGTCATCAAGCAGCACGGGAACAACCAGGAGGCGCTCACCGAGGTCACCGACGAGCTGCGGGACCGCCTCGAGCCCGACGACCGCGTGGCGGTGAACAACTCCCTCTCCATCGTGAAGGTACTGGACGACGAGACGGACGTCCGGGCCCGCGTGATGCAGGTCGAGCACAAGCCGGATGTCGGCTACGACGACATCGGCGGCATCGACGAGCAGCTGGAGGAGGTCCGTGAGACGGTCGAGCTCCCGCTCAAGAGCCCGGAGATGTTCGACGATGTCGGCATCGACCCGCCGAGCGGCGTCCTCCTGTACGGCCCGCCGGGCACCGGGAAGACGATGCTCGCCAAGGCGGTCGCCAACCAGACCGACGCGACGTTCATCAAGATGGCCGGGTCCGAACTCGTCCACAAGTTCATCGGCGAGGGTGCGAAGCTGGTCCGGGACCTGTTCGAGCTCGCCCGACAGAACCAGCCAGCCGTCATCTTCATCGACGAGATCGACGCCATCGCCGCCAAGCGGACCGAGTCGAAGACCTCGGGCGACGCCGAGGTCCAGCGGACGATGATGCAGCTGCTCTCCGAGATGGACGGCTTCGACGAGCGCGGTGACATCTCCATCATCGCCGCGACCAACCGCTTCGACATGCTCGACCGCGCCATCCTCCGGCCGGGCCGCTTCGACCGCCTCATCGAGGTCCCCAAGCCCGACGCCGAGGGCCGCGAGATCATCTTCCAGATCCACACCCGCAGCATGAACGTCGCCGACGACGTCGACTACGAGAACCTCGCCGAGGTAGCCGACGGCGCCTCCGGGGCCGACATCAAGGCGGTCTGTACGGAGGCCGGTATGTTCGCCATCCGCGACGACCGCACGGAGGTCCGGCTGAAGGACTTCGAGCAGGCCTGGGAGAAGATCCAGCAGGAGGACGAGGAGGACGAGGACGAGATCTCGAAGACGTTCGCGTAA
- a CDS encoding cryptochrome/photolyase family protein has product MRLHWHRADLRVTDNRGLAAAAGVEGGDPAPGEGPALGLFVFDDAVLDHASPPRVAFLLDALDSLRAAYRDRGGDLLLRRGDPTTVLPAVADEFDATGVVWNRDYSGLARERDDAVRAALDDADVRVAAYHDALHHEPGSITTNAGEPYSVYTYFWKKWRDREKAHPYPTPDADRLATPADPGNLPTLADLGFDAPEADVPPAGYEAARERLDEFLASDVYEYDDRRDYPADRCTSRLSAHLHYGTIGVREVSDAVAAARTDAPDESARDSVDEFRSQLAWREFYHHVLNFNPEVVTENYKQYEEPIDWNDPGEELGAWKRGETGYPIVDAGMRQLREEAYMHNRVRMIVASFLTKDLLLDWRHGYAHFRERLVDHDTANDNGGWQWAASTGTDAQPYFRIFNPMTQGERYDPAAEYIKQYIPELAGVNADDIHSWHERSDDERERLAPDYPAPIVDHAERREQALAMFKRARGEDPDED; this is encoded by the coding sequence ATGCGTCTTCACTGGCACCGGGCGGACCTGCGGGTCACGGACAACCGGGGGCTGGCGGCCGCGGCCGGCGTCGAGGGGGGCGACCCGGCGCCCGGCGAGGGGCCCGCACTGGGCCTGTTCGTCTTCGACGATGCCGTGCTCGACCACGCATCGCCACCTCGGGTCGCGTTCCTGCTCGACGCGCTGGATTCGCTCCGCGCCGCGTATCGTGACCGTGGCGGCGACCTGCTCCTCCGCCGGGGCGACCCGACCACGGTCCTCCCCGCGGTCGCTGACGAGTTCGACGCCACCGGTGTCGTCTGGAACCGAGACTACTCCGGTCTCGCCCGCGAGCGTGATGATGCCGTCCGTGCGGCGCTCGACGACGCGGACGTCCGGGTCGCGGCGTACCACGACGCGCTCCACCACGAACCAGGGTCCATCACCACCAACGCCGGCGAGCCCTACTCCGTCTACACCTACTTCTGGAAGAAGTGGCGCGACCGCGAGAAGGCCCACCCGTACCCCACCCCGGACGCGGACCGCCTCGCTACACCCGCCGACCCCGGTAACCTCCCGACCCTCGCGGACCTCGGGTTCGACGCGCCGGAGGCCGACGTGCCGCCCGCCGGCTACGAGGCCGCCCGCGAGCGACTCGACGAGTTCCTCGCGAGCGATGTCTACGAGTACGACGACCGCCGGGACTACCCGGCGGACCGCTGCACCTCGCGTCTCTCCGCGCATCTCCACTACGGAACCATCGGCGTGCGCGAGGTGTCGGATGCGGTCGCCGCGGCGCGGACCGACGCACCCGACGAGTCGGCTCGCGACTCGGTGGACGAGTTCCGGAGCCAGCTGGCGTGGCGCGAGTTCTACCATCACGTCCTCAACTTCAACCCCGAGGTCGTCACGGAGAACTACAAGCAGTACGAGGAGCCCATCGACTGGAACGACCCCGGCGAGGAACTCGGGGCGTGGAAGCGCGGCGAGACGGGCTACCCCATCGTGGACGCGGGGATGCGCCAGCTCCGTGAGGAGGCGTACATGCACAACCGCGTCCGGATGATCGTCGCATCCTTCCTCACGAAGGACCTCCTCTTGGACTGGCGCCACGGCTACGCCCACTTCCGGGAGCGGCTGGTCGACCACGACACCGCCAACGACAACGGCGGCTGGCAGTGGGCCGCCTCCACCGGCACCGACGCGCAGCCCTACTTCCGCATCTTCAACCCCATGACCCAGGGCGAGCGCTACGACCCTGCCGCGGAGTACATCAAGCAGTACATCCCGGAACTGGCGGGCGTGAACGCCGACGATATCCACTCGTGGCACGAACGCTCCGACGACGAGCGCGAGCGGTTGGCTCCGGACTACCCGGCTCCCATCGTCGACCACGCCGAACGCCGCGAGCAGGCGCTCGCGATGTTCAAGCGGGCACGCGGCGAGGACCCCGACGAGGACTGA
- a CDS encoding universal stress protein: MSDETDTETADGGESADDATASVLEDDHKNVLVPIDGSTQSDTALQHALDSFDGATLTLLHVINPARAGYGAQAGIPTSSEEWLEEAEDEADALFAGARERAHSYDVDIETVTEIGNPSRVIVEFTEDEEHDVDHVVMGSHGRAGLSRVLLGSVAENVVRRSTVPVTVVR; this comes from the coding sequence ATGAGCGACGAGACGGACACCGAAACGGCTGACGGCGGCGAGTCGGCGGACGACGCGACCGCGAGCGTCCTCGAGGACGACCACAAGAACGTCCTCGTACCCATCGATGGCTCGACGCAGTCCGACACCGCCCTCCAGCACGCGCTGGATTCGTTCGACGGCGCGACGCTGACCCTGCTCCACGTCATCAATCCGGCGCGGGCGGGCTACGGCGCCCAGGCCGGCATTCCGACCTCCTCGGAGGAGTGGCTCGAGGAAGCCGAAGACGAGGCGGACGCGCTGTTCGCGGGCGCCAGGGAGCGAGCGCACAGCTACGATGTCGACATCGAGACGGTGACGGAGATCGGGAACCCCTCGCGGGTCATCGTCGAGTTCACCGAGGACGAGGAGCACGATGTCGACCACGTCGTGATGGGGTCACACGGCCGGGCCGGTCTGTCGCGGGTACTGCTCGGCAGTGTCGCGGAGAACGTGGTCCGGCGCTCGACCGTCCCCGTGACGGTCGTCCGCTGA
- a CDS encoding DUF7344 domain-containing protein, with protein MGETSSDLGRETVLDLLSASRRLAAVVAVEEADEPVSSGELATMTVAAEHGRSPGRLGGRSASAVKSDLESDHLPQLVAHDVLRDAEGGYEAGSNLDSLLSVVDVTMDGRGGTPPLRTNERQPGDTGSPAVGGSGRDTDI; from the coding sequence GTGGGCGAGACGAGTTCCGACCTCGGCCGGGAGACCGTGCTCGACCTCCTGAGCGCCAGCCGGCGGCTCGCGGCCGTGGTCGCTGTCGAGGAGGCGGACGAACCGGTCTCCAGCGGCGAGCTCGCGACGATGACCGTCGCAGCCGAGCACGGCCGCTCGCCCGGACGGCTGGGCGGGCGGAGTGCCAGCGCCGTCAAGTCCGACCTGGAGAGCGACCACCTGCCACAGCTGGTCGCACACGACGTGCTACGCGACGCCGAGGGGGGATACGAGGCGGGTTCGAACCTCGATAGCCTCCTGTCGGTTGTCGACGTAACGATGGATGGGAGAGGCGGCACCCCCCCGCTCAGGACGAACGAGCGCCAACCCGGCGATACCGGCAGTCCTGCAGTCGGCGGGAGCGGGCGCGACACGGATATTTAA
- a CDS encoding RAD55 family ATPase, producing MDRIPFGIRRLDTTIDGGAPAGSVVLLAGEVGAGAREFMYTCTVMNGLMQSDPDLFDLYYGDLAKGATAPEEVHYLSFTSGERKVRREMELAMDEELVASSNPSITFHDLSSEFFQLSPVPREWYSDHTTSLSDLNTSNERQSVPSALGDKLTDNAAGNVVVVDSLTDLVSAAGDDLSWDDIPVLLKGIARAAFDWQGLILVHVNKESLSDLEHGQLMDAADGTLLFEWEAGGSTRARTLVVKQFRGVLSRIEEENIVRFETEIGDAGFDISDVRKIR from the coding sequence ATGGACCGCATCCCGTTCGGTATCCGGCGGCTGGACACGACCATCGACGGGGGCGCCCCCGCCGGGAGCGTCGTACTCCTCGCCGGAGAGGTGGGGGCCGGGGCCCGGGAGTTCATGTACACCTGCACGGTGATGAACGGGCTGATGCAATCCGACCCCGACCTGTTCGACCTCTACTACGGCGACCTCGCGAAGGGCGCCACCGCGCCCGAGGAAGTACATTACCTCTCCTTTACCTCCGGCGAGCGGAAGGTCCGCCGGGAGATGGAGCTAGCGATGGACGAGGAACTGGTCGCCTCCAGTAACCCCTCCATCACGTTCCACGACCTCTCCTCGGAGTTCTTCCAGCTCTCGCCCGTCCCCCGGGAGTGGTACTCGGACCACACGACATCGCTCTCGGACCTGAACACCTCGAACGAGCGCCAGTCCGTCCCCTCGGCGCTGGGCGACAAGCTCACCGACAACGCCGCGGGCAACGTCGTCGTCGTCGACTCGTTGACCGACCTCGTGTCGGCGGCCGGCGACGACCTCTCGTGGGACGACATCCCGGTCCTGCTGAAGGGCATCGCCCGGGCGGCGTTCGACTGGCAGGGGCTCATCCTCGTCCACGTCAACAAGGAGAGCCTCTCGGACCTGGAGCACGGGCAGTTGATGGACGCCGCCGACGGGACGCTCCTGTTCGAGTGGGAGGCCGGCGGCTCCACCCGCGCCCGGACGCTCGTCGTCAAGCAGTTCCGTGGGGTCCTCTCCCGTATCGAGGAGGAGAACATCGTCCGGTTCGAGACGGAGATCGGCGACGCCGGCTTCGACATCAGCGACGTCCGGAAGATCAGATAG
- a CDS encoding transcription factor S, translating into MVEFCDDCGSLMHADDDEMVCSSCGARQGRDAEREAEFVSTEEQSDDDVIETEEGAEFEGKPTDDSVHCDECGHGVAWYTIKQTGSADEPPTRFFKCKECGHRWRDYS; encoded by the coding sequence ATGGTCGAGTTCTGCGACGACTGCGGCTCGCTGATGCACGCCGACGACGACGAGATGGTCTGCTCGTCCTGTGGCGCCCGGCAGGGCCGGGACGCCGAGCGCGAGGCGGAGTTCGTCTCCACGGAGGAGCAGTCCGACGACGACGTCATCGAGACCGAGGAGGGCGCTGAGTTCGAGGGCAAGCCCACCGACGACAGCGTCCACTGTGACGAATGCGGACACGGCGTCGCCTGGTACACCATCAAACAGACCGGTTCAGCCGACGAGCCGCCGACACGTTTCTTCAAATGCAAGGAGTGTGGCCACCGCTGGCGGGATTACAGCTGA
- a CDS encoding glycosyltransferase translates to MQVAVVAPETTPLADADDRAVARVERTARSLAARGHDVTVYCTGWWSDRLDYTETRERDGVTYRAVTVSPATTSYHARIPALLATARPDAVHAIDDPSAVLAARTGATLARAPLVVDWFGEGPPGDPLVGPALRVADRVVAPSELVRTRVRERGVPENRARVVPEAIDFERVRAVEPVADPPDVVAATRLDADANLESVLLGLAELRNRDWSATIIGDGPAREQYERQAADLSIDDRVTFAGDLPRDERLAHYRAAHVFCQTARDEVFAIELLWALACGCVGVVEYQADSAAHELVERRTRGFRVSTPEDIEGAIVEAGEFPEWTVDESLEAFDEDAVAGQWLDVYRAAGAPESRAGSGTGGVAPTE, encoded by the coding sequence ATGCAGGTCGCCGTGGTCGCGCCCGAGACGACACCGCTGGCGGACGCCGACGACCGCGCCGTCGCCCGCGTCGAGCGGACGGCGCGCAGCCTGGCCGCCCGGGGCCACGACGTGACGGTCTACTGCACTGGCTGGTGGAGCGACCGGCTGGACTACACCGAGACCCGCGAGCGCGACGGCGTCACCTATCGCGCGGTGACGGTCTCGCCCGCGACGACCTCGTATCACGCCCGGATTCCGGCCCTGCTCGCGACCGCGCGTCCCGACGCCGTCCACGCCATCGACGACCCTTCGGCGGTGCTGGCCGCGCGCACCGGCGCCACGCTCGCTCGCGCGCCGCTCGTGGTCGACTGGTTCGGCGAGGGCCCACCCGGGGACCCGCTGGTCGGCCCGGCGCTCCGGGTCGCGGACCGTGTGGTCGCGCCCTCGGAACTCGTCCGGACCCGTGTCCGCGAGCGTGGCGTCCCCGAGAACCGGGCCCGGGTCGTCCCGGAAGCCATCGATTTCGAGCGCGTCCGCGCGGTCGAGCCAGTCGCGGACCCGCCGGACGTGGTGGCTGCTACCCGTCTCGACGCGGACGCGAACCTGGAGAGCGTGCTGCTCGGCCTGGCGGAACTCCGGAACCGGGACTGGTCGGCGACTATCATCGGCGACGGACCCGCCCGCGAGCAGTACGAACGGCAGGCCGCGGACCTCTCCATCGACGACCGCGTGACGTTCGCCGGCGACCTCCCGCGCGACGAGCGGCTTGCCCACTACCGGGCCGCACACGTCTTCTGCCAGACCGCCCGAGACGAGGTGTTCGCCATCGAACTCCTGTGGGCGCTCGCCTGTGGCTGTGTCGGCGTCGTGGAGTACCAGGCCGATTCCGCCGCGCACGAGCTCGTCGAGCGCCGGACACGGGGGTTCCGCGTCTCGACGCCCGAGGACATCGAGGGGGCCATCGTCGAGGCCGGCGAGTTCCCGGAGTGGACGGTCGACGAGAGCCTCGAGGCGTTCGACGAGGACGCGGTGGCCGGGCAGTGGCTGGACGTCTACCGTGCTGCCGGCGCACCGGAAAGTAGAGCCGGTTCCGGAACCGGCGGAGTAGCGCCGACAGAGTGA
- a CDS encoding S9 family peptidase, producing MHEYDLERYLNVRSAYGASLSPTGRLAFLMDTTGTAQVWTLDDPRGWPQQRTFYEEPVSFATWSPERPELVFGMDEGGNERLQFHRLDAEKNVVTDLTRHPEAKHQWGGWSHDGDRLAFTSNRRDEAVFDVYTQGRDETGADATRHHEGEGWLSVGGWSPSDDRLLVYESHSNFDQDLYTLDLETDELRHLTPHEGDVRYGSANFGPDGEALYLVTDDDHDTLYLARLDLETLEVERLVVDEDWNVDGVALDDETGRLVYSRNVDGYTNLTVADLVGPTELEELATPDLPQAVAGGVSFSEDADRFAVTVTGTATNTNVHVVDAESGAAERWTDASTAGIPRESFRDRDLVRFESFDGLEVPGYLTLPADADERAGEVPVVVDIHGGPESQRRPSFYALGQYFVSRGYAVFEPNVRGSTGYGKAYTRADDVRNRMDSVKDLRAGVEWLHDHPAVDPDRIAALGGSYGGFMVLAALTEYPDLWAAGVDVVGIANFVTFLENTGVWRRELREAEYGSLAEDREFLESISPINNVDAIRAPLFVLHGANDPRVPLGEAEQIAEQASEHVPVEKLVFEDEGHGISKLENRIEAYTRVVEFLDEHV from the coding sequence ATGCACGAGTACGACCTCGAGCGGTACCTCAACGTCAGGAGCGCGTACGGGGCCTCGCTCTCCCCGACCGGGCGCCTGGCCTTCCTGATGGACACGACGGGGACGGCCCAGGTGTGGACACTCGACGACCCCCGGGGCTGGCCCCAGCAGCGGACCTTCTACGAGGAGCCGGTGTCGTTCGCCACGTGGTCGCCCGAGCGCCCGGAACTCGTCTTCGGGATGGACGAGGGCGGCAACGAGCGGCTGCAGTTCCACCGGCTCGACGCCGAGAAGAACGTCGTGACCGACCTCACGCGCCACCCCGAGGCGAAACACCAGTGGGGTGGCTGGAGTCACGACGGCGACCGCCTCGCGTTCACCTCGAACCGGCGCGACGAGGCCGTCTTCGACGTGTACACGCAGGGTCGCGACGAGACCGGGGCCGACGCCACGCGCCACCACGAGGGCGAGGGGTGGCTCTCGGTCGGCGGCTGGTCGCCGAGCGACGACCGCCTGCTCGTCTACGAGAGCCACTCCAACTTCGACCAGGACCTCTACACGCTCGACCTCGAAACCGACGAGTTGCGCCACCTGACGCCTCACGAGGGCGACGTGCGCTACGGGAGCGCGAACTTCGGGCCAGACGGAGAGGCACTCTACCTGGTCACCGACGACGACCACGACACGCTCTACCTCGCGCGGCTGGACCTGGAGACCCTCGAGGTCGAGCGGCTGGTCGTCGACGAGGACTGGAACGTCGACGGGGTCGCGCTGGACGACGAGACGGGACGACTGGTCTACTCGCGGAACGTCGACGGCTACACGAACCTCACCGTGGCCGACCTCGTCGGGCCGACCGAACTCGAGGAACTGGCGACGCCCGACCTGCCACAGGCGGTGGCGGGGGGCGTGAGCTTCTCCGAGGACGCGGACCGGTTCGCAGTCACCGTCACGGGGACGGCCACGAACACGAACGTCCACGTCGTCGACGCCGAGTCTGGTGCCGCCGAGCGCTGGACCGACGCCAGCACGGCCGGCATCCCCCGTGAGAGCTTCCGTGACCGCGACCTGGTCCGGTTCGAGAGCTTCGATGGGCTGGAGGTCCCGGGCTATCTCACCCTGCCCGCGGACGCCGACGAGCGCGCCGGCGAGGTGCCCGTCGTCGTCGACATCCACGGCGGCCCCGAGAGCCAGCGCCGGCCCTCGTTCTACGCGCTCGGGCAGTACTTCGTCTCCCGCGGCTACGCCGTCTTCGAGCCGAACGTGCGCGGCTCGACCGGCTACGGGAAGGCCTACACCCGGGCCGACGACGTCCGCAACCGGATGGACTCCGTGAAGGACCTCCGGGCGGGCGTCGAGTGGCTCCACGACCATCCCGCGGTCGACCCGGACCGCATCGCGGCGCTCGGTGGCTCCTACGGCGGCTTCATGGTGCTGGCGGCGCTCACCGAGTATCCCGACCTGTGGGCCGCCGGCGTCGACGTGGTCGGCATCGCGAACTTCGTCACGTTCCTCGAGAACACGGGCGTGTGGCGGCGCGAACTCCGCGAGGCCGAGTACGGCTCGCTCGCCGAGGACCGGGAGTTCCTGGAGTCCATCAGCCCCATCAACAACGTCGACGCCATCCGGGCGCCGCTGTTCGTCCTGCACGGCGCGAACGACCCGCGTGTGCCGCTGGGCGAGGCCGAGCAGATCGCCGAGCAAGCCAGCGAGCACGTCCCCGTCGAGAAGCTCGTCTTCGAGGACGAGGGGCACGGCATCTCGAAGCTGGAGAACCGCATCGAGGCCTACACCCGCGTCGTCGAGTTCCTCGACGAGCACGTCTGA
- a CDS encoding alpha/beta fold hydrolase has protein sequence MPSTTHAAVETNRCVRPDGRTLTYAVAGDPDGTPVVAHHGTPGSRLFAALLAEPARERGVRLLAPDRPGFGGADPPSPDYRSGAMLGPLLDAESVDSAPVFAFSGGGTAALAAARDDRVARVALVAGAVPDAGTPLDSLARVPFALRALFRVSGAIARLRGPQAVVGQYTDRDVPERVAELVAADFHEGLRQGARATAREFRRDDAAIVDADAVDAPLRAWHGRHDENVPLEPVRAFVTAADGELTVLDADHLGTLLDARADALEWLASG, from the coding sequence GTGCCCTCCACCACGCACGCGGCGGTCGAGACGAATCGTTGTGTCCGTCCGGACGGACGGACGCTGACCTACGCCGTCGCCGGCGACCCCGATGGGACACCGGTCGTCGCCCACCACGGGACGCCGGGTTCGAGGCTGTTCGCCGCTCTGCTGGCCGAGCCGGCCCGCGAGCGTGGCGTCCGGCTCCTCGCCCCCGACCGCCCCGGATTCGGTGGCGCGGACCCGCCGTCGCCCGACTACCGGTCCGGGGCGATGCTGGGGCCGCTGCTCGACGCGGAGTCGGTCGATTCTGCGCCCGTCTTCGCGTTCTCGGGGGGCGGGACGGCCGCGCTCGCGGCTGCCCGGGACGACCGGGTCGCCCGCGTCGCGCTCGTCGCCGGTGCCGTCCCCGACGCCGGGACCCCTCTCGACTCGCTGGCGCGGGTCCCGTTCGCGCTCCGGGCGCTGTTCCGCGTCTCGGGCGCCATCGCGCGGCTGCGTGGCCCGCAGGCGGTCGTGGGACAGTACACCGACCGCGATGTCCCGGAGCGCGTGGCCGAACTGGTCGCTGCGGACTTCCACGAGGGGCTCCGACAGGGTGCCCGGGCGACCGCGCGCGAGTTCCGCCGGGACGACGCGGCGATAGTCGACGCCGATGCGGTCGACGCGCCGCTCCGGGCGTGGCACGGGCGGCACGACGAGAACGTCCCGCTGGAGCCAGTCCGGGCGTTCGTGACGGCCGCTGACGGGGAGCTGACGGTACTCGACGCCGACCACCTCGGGACGCTGCTGGACGCACGGGCCGACGCGCTGGAGTGGCTCGCGTCCGGGTGA
- a CDS encoding M48 family metalloprotease yields MRSLVTAAAGHTLLAVGWAAMAHSVARRDAFARVPLRRPALVAVAGLTAALWAVTAGLTGALEAWLATLGLGPDWPETLATAATFVGPVAATALGAHVAGGGHPRRFALGYGVLVGPALALTLLAPLLPTGWWLVAGVALLGLGMAALPPVLVPRFVPTRSLRPDERASLAPVLASAEAGAGTDPTTPDGIRVRVLALGPDGPATAVAAGVLPIRGGRTVFVTERVLSRLGPAEAAAVVAHELGHHRRRHVPLRLGAAAAFLLPWLGATAAEVPGAFLVGLGLVMPAVLSLLWLVRWTEFDADRQAAAAVGAEPMARALERLGAAGALGDGGGPLSLHPAVGDRIRRLRGVASGTGTTDRLPGAGDD; encoded by the coding sequence GTGCGTTCGCTCGTCACCGCCGCGGCCGGGCACACCCTGCTCGCTGTGGGGTGGGCCGCGATGGCACACTCGGTCGCCCGGCGCGACGCGTTCGCTCGGGTCCCCCTCAGGCGGCCGGCCCTGGTGGCTGTAGCCGGACTCACCGCGGCGCTGTGGGCGGTCACCGCTGGCCTGACCGGGGCGCTGGAAGCGTGGCTGGCGACGCTGGGGCTGGGTCCGGACTGGCCGGAGACGCTGGCCACGGCCGCGACGTTCGTGGGCCCGGTCGCGGCCACGGCGCTCGGGGCCCACGTCGCCGGCGGCGGGCACCCGCGCCGGTTCGCGCTGGGCTACGGCGTGCTGGTGGGGCCCGCGCTCGCGCTCACCCTCCTCGCACCGCTGCTCCCGACGGGCTGGTGGCTCGTCGCCGGCGTCGCTCTGCTCGGTCTCGGGATGGCCGCGCTCCCGCCCGTTCTGGTGCCCCGGTTCGTCCCCACGCGGTCGCTTCGTCCGGACGAGCGTGCCTCGCTGGCGCCGGTCCTCGCGTCGGCCGAGGCCGGGGCCGGAACCGACCCGACGACGCCCGACGGTATCCGCGTCCGGGTACTCGCACTCGGTCCGGACGGCCCGGCGACAGCCGTTGCGGCCGGCGTCCTGCCGATTCGGGGTGGGCGCACCGTGTTCGTCACCGAGCGGGTCCTCTCGCGGCTCGGTCCGGCCGAGGCCGCGGCCGTCGTCGCACACGAACTCGGCCACCATCGCCGCCGCCACGTGCCGCTCCGTCTGGGTGCCGCGGCCGCGTTCCTGCTCCCGTGGCTCGGTGCGACGGCCGCCGAGGTTCCGGGGGCCTTCCTCGTCGGCCTGGGACTGGTGATGCCGGCCGTGCTGTCACTGCTGTGGCTCGTCCGCTGGACCGAGTTCGACGCCGACCGGCAAGCCGCGGCCGCGGTCGGAGCGGAGCCGATGGCGCGGGCACTGGAGCGACTCGGCGCGGCCGGCGCACTCGGCGATGGCGGTGGCCCGCTCTCGCTGCATCCCGCCGTTGGCGACCGGATTCGCCGTCTTCGCGGGGTGGCATCCGGAACCGGGACCACCGACCGGCTACCGGGCGCCGGTGATGACTGA
- a CDS encoding DUF5802 family protein — protein sequence MFEPFSSGYYLGRLYVQPHGGDRPAMHREQHEHVSEQLYGDESERNEDVDPADGTTTPTDSAEPTYTLGIPAEERPGDGSGEDDDDDRPLVMKIGGAHIPVHGAPGVPEQTVALPADWLAATRVENPPTLTEVLLAKRERVDQLLKVAEDTSSGRT from the coding sequence ATGTTCGAACCGTTCTCGAGCGGCTACTACCTGGGTCGGCTGTACGTCCAGCCCCACGGCGGCGACCGCCCAGCGATGCACCGCGAGCAGCACGAACACGTCTCCGAGCAGCTGTACGGCGACGAGTCGGAGAGGAACGAGGACGTGGACCCGGCGGACGGCACCACGACACCCACCGACTCGGCCGAGCCGACCTACACGCTCGGTATCCCGGCCGAGGAGCGGCCGGGCGATGGCAGCGGCGAGGACGACGACGACGATCGACCGCTGGTGATGAAGATCGGCGGCGCCCACATTCCCGTTCACGGTGCCCCGGGCGTCCCCGAGCAGACGGTCGCGCTACCGGCGGACTGGCTGGCCGCGACCCGGGTCGAGAACCCGCCGACGCTGACCGAGGTGTTGCTGGCGAAGCGCGAGCGGGTGGACCAGCTCCTCAAGGTGGCCGAGGACACGTCGTCGGGCCGGACCTGA